CCAGGAGAATACCTCATTTCAAAGAAAAAAACAATGATTTTGTGAACAAAACTTATCAGAAGAGGAGGATTTTAAGTTACTTATCAAAGCAGCCACTCTCGACTACTCCGAATGAATGAGACTTCTTTTATATCCGAGCAGCCTTTCAAAAAAAGCAGGAAAAACCAAGACACAAAAAGGCAGAAAGCAAAAAATTGGAAGCACTGGGCCGAAAAGAGTTACTCCAAAAAGAACTATAAATTGAAGCAAAGTAAAAACTTTCCCCCAAAGCATTGCTCGACAGTCATAACCTTTCCACCCTCTCTTGAAAGAGAGGTACGCACCAAAGACACATAAGGCAAAATCTCTGGAAAGCATCACCATCAGCTGGAGCGCGCTAAGAGTCCCTTCTAGATAAAGAACCGTCACACTGATTACAACAAACAATTTATCCATGAGAGGGTCCAAGACGGAGCCTATCTTCGTTGCAGCCTGGTACCGCCTAGCCAGATATCCATCGAGAAAATCACTCGCCATGGCCCCCATAACAGCAATTATTCGAAAAGGGAGCCGACTATACGCAAACACCAGCGCGAAGCCCAGCCGTGACACAGAGAGTAAGTTGCAAAAATTTCCCATTTGCTTTGTAAGATTCTTCCGAAGCTCCCGCCTGGCCGAAACTTTCACCTTCCGAGCGAGAGACCCCATTATAAGACAACGAGTCCAGCCTGGCAAGCAGAGATTTCAACATGTCTCCAAGGAACACACCCAAGGAAAGCCACAGAAAAGCCCTCAAGCGCCTTCGCGAACTACTATCGGAAAGAGAGGGATTCGAACCCTCGGTACCCTTTAGGGGTACGCGTCCTTAGCAGGGACGTACTTTCGACCACTCAGTCATCTTTCCATTAAGAAAGCTAGAAGATACCTTGGATCTGGAAAAAGAGCAATAACTCTTTGTTTTGTTCCTTGATTGTCTCCCCAAAAAATCAAAGATTCTTACAAATGAGTTTGTCTTGAAGGTTTCTAATCAAGAGTTTATTCTGAACTCTAGATTGATTTAAAAGGCTGTTCTGTTTATTCAGCAAGCCTACCCCAAAGTTTACTGGAAAATTATCTATCTTATGACAACAACATCTTCGCAACCCAGCTCTTCTAAAACCTTCGTAGCACCTAACTCTAAGGAATCCGAAATGATGGTGTTAGGGTGTATGCTAACAGATGTGAACAGCTTGAACATGGTAGCTAATCTTCTGAACAGCAACGATTTCTATTACCTAGAACATAAGATCATCTTTCATGTCATGCAAGAAGCGTTTCGACAGGACCGTTCAGTTGATGTGCATCTAGTAGGTGAGGAGTTAAAACGCCAAGATAAGCTAAATACTGTTGGTGGTTATTCCTACTTACTGGCCCTCGCTGAGTTTTCTGGGACTGCCGCCCACGTCGAGGAGTATGCAAAACTCGTAAAAGCAAAGTCTGTCTTAAGACAAATAATATCAACGGCTAAAGATATAGAACGCAAAGCGCTCGAAGAACCTCAAGATGTCTCTGCTGCTCTAGATGAGGCTCAAAACGCTTTTTTTCTTATTAGTCAAAAAACTTCTAAACATCAATACGTTCTGGTCTCAGAAAGACTAAAAGGATCCTCTCCCTCCTATCCAAAACCCTACTTAGTAGAGCTTCAGGAAAAGCAAGAACTTTTTCTAAAACAACAGAAGGACACAAGTAAGCCATACCAGCCTATCACCGGAATCCCAACTCATTTCATTGATCTAGAT
This sequence is a window from Chlamydiifrater volucris. Protein-coding genes within it:
- a CDS encoding CDP-alcohol phosphatidyltransferase family protein gives rise to the protein MGNFCNLLSVSRLGFALVFAYSRLPFRIIAVMGAMASDFLDGYLARRYQAATKIGSVLDPLMDKLFVVISVTVLYLEGTLSALQLMVMLSRDFALCVFGAYLSFKRGWKGYDCRAMLWGKVFTLLQFIVLFGVTLFGPVLPIFCFLPFCVLVFPAFFERLLGYKRSLIHSE